ATCAGTAAAAATATCAACAAAAAGGAAGAAACCAACCGAGTATATTCTCGTTTCCAGCGGGTTAGCTCAGTGCTCTTTCGATGTGGAGGAAGAGGGGCATGAAAATTACTCGAGGGTCAATATTCCGGAACTCGCAGTGGAGTTCACGCGAACCTTCAGGGAGATCTACCATATAGGATACGGGATAAATGTTCAATGGGAACAAGATCTGGGCAACGATGACTCGATAATCATCCTGCCGGCATACTTGTTCGTAAAAGCTGCTCCAATACCGCAGATTGCAGGATTTCGCGGATACGGGATATTTCATGCAGGTTTTGTCTATTCAAGAGGTATGGAAGATGGAGCGATACGATTTAACCTGTTCCCGGACCTATATAGTGCATATGGCTTGGGATTGAGTTATAAAGATAAAATTTATACGGAGGTTCTCTGGAGAAAGGTGCCGGACATACGAACTCTCGAACAGATGGATCTCAACTCTGTCGTGTTAAGGGTCGGGGTGAGGTTTGAGCTGTAGGGGACACTTATGAACGAGATTCCAAATATCTCCATCTCCACATCATCGCAATAAAGGAAACAATCGATAAAATCACCAAATGCAATGCATAACCTCTAACAGAAAGCCACCCTCCCCCCATTACGCTGAGTTTAATAAATCCATTAAAAAATGGTGTAGTAGGGATCGTATGAGAGAGCCATTTAATGGGAAGGGGCATGGTCGAGATTGGCCAGGAGTAGCCACATATTAAAAACAGAGGATAAGAGGTGAATGCGATAATTTCCATATACCTTTTCTGGCTATGGAAGAAGGATGCAACAAATAGTGTATAGAATAAAACCGAGAACAAAAAGAGCATGCACATCACAGCCACAGCAAGCAGGTTGCCCGTTATCGGGATTTCAAAGGCATGAAAAACGACTGCGAAAAAGAACAGAAAATAAGCCACATATAAAAGAAAATAAAACCCACTTTTGCCGGAAAGCATCTGCAGCAGGTTGTTCTTGCCAGCGGCAAAGAGCGCAGAAAATTTATTTTTCTCATTCTCTTTTGCAATGCTTTCACCGAAGCCGATCAGAAGTGTCTGTTGGAGGATGAGAAGGAACAAGCCAGGGAGGAGGAAGTTTCCATAACAATTCGTGGTATTATAGATGGGATGCACTTCTGCGGAAAGAGGTTCAACCAGTTCAATTGCAGTCTTCTGGGTCATGCCTTTTGCTTCAAAGTAACGCAAACGAACTCCAGCTCCATACATTAGAAGTATCTCCTGAACAGCATTATTCAGATCGTTCGAGGGCATGAAGCGGGTTGTGTTCAGATAGAGTTTTACATCCGCACCAGCGAGAGATTTTAGGTCATCCTCAAACCCTTTTGGAAAATAAATGAATCCATTGATGTCCATCTTATAAAGGTGATCGACCCCCTCCTCGTAACTGCCCAATGTGCCGATCATTTTGATCTTCTGAGTGGCATCCATGAACCGGTAGAGTTCCCGGGTGGTCAGCGTTCTATCCATATCAACAACGGCAAAACTGATCTGGTCTGCATCTTTATACAGATAGATCGAACCGAGGAAGAAAGCATAGAGAATGGGCGCAATAAGTACTGTTAGTATGATACTATGATCCTTGAAAATAATACCGAGTTCGCGTGAAAAGACTTTGAAGAAAGTTTTCATGATCCCATCCGTTTCGGGAACTTCTTAATGCGAATTCGCAACGCAATAATGCTTCCCATACAACCAACAAGCATAAAGAGAAGCAAGACGAGTATTTCTGGTTGTGCATACCGGGCTGGAGTATTCATCTGGAAAAGTTTGAAGAAGCCGTACAGGAAATGAGTATAAGGAATGAGTTGCGCATAAAATTTATCGAACCAGGGCATTGCAAATATGGGAAAGGTGAAGCCGCTGAACACAAATGCGGGTGAATTATAGAAAAATGCAATATCCAGCGCGAGGATTTCGTCTTTTACAATTGCAGAAAGCATTAAGCCAAGAAAGATCACCGCACAGAGAAAGATCGAGGAAAATCCAAGGATGAAGATAAGACTACCGCTTATGGGTATTCCAAAGAGCGGATACACAATACCAAGGATGAACAGCAGGATGAGCAATCCCATGATGAGATAAGCGAATGCCTTGCCGAAAAGGATGTTCGTGATTTTTCCTTTTGCCACAGAAACGAGCTGGGTAAAGGTGTTCTCATTGAACTCCGAATTGATTGCGCGTGTTGACACAAAAAAGATGATCATCTGCAGAAGTACGGTCATAAGCCCGGGCACGAGATAGTAGAGATAATTATAATTCGGATTAAAAAGCGGCTTGACATCCACACGTATGGGCAGCGCAAGATTCATTGCCTGCTCTTTAGTCATGCCCTTTTTTACAAATGCTTCGATCAGGATGCCAGCATTGATCGTGTTCACCACATCTTCCGCTTCCTTATATATTGTATTTCCAAAAATAATATTAGAGGAGTTTGTGTACACCCCGATCTTGGTACTTTTGCCGGACAGAATGTCGTTCGAGAGACCTTTTGGGATTTCGTATATTGCTTCGATATTGTGATTTTCAAGAAAGATTTGTTTTATGTTGTCTGTTGAGTTGAGATAACGGACGATCTTTGTTTCGGGAGAAGCTTCGATAAAGCGTACGATTGTTCGAGAAAGTTCTGTGTTGTCCTTATCATAAACCGCAACCGGGATGTCGTGCAAAATTCCTTTTACATAGATGAAAGAGAGCAAAAAGAACACACAAACCGGAACAAAGAGAAGCAGATTCCTTGTT
This region of Candidatus Cloacimonadota bacterium genomic DNA includes:
- a CDS encoding ABC transporter permease; the protein is MKTFFKVFSRELGIIFKDHSIILTVLIAPILYAFFLGSIYLYKDADQISFAVVDMDRTLTTRELYRFMDATQKIKMIGTLGSYEEGVDHLYKMDINGFIYFPKGFEDDLKSLAGADVKLYLNTTRFMPSNDLNNAVQEILLMYGAGVRLRYFEAKGMTQKTAIELVEPLSAEVHPIYNTTNCYGNFLLPGLFLLILQQTLLIGFGESIAKENEKNKFSALFAAGKNNLLQMLSGKSGFYFLLYVAYFLFFFAVVFHAFEIPITGNLLAVAVMCMLFLFSVLFYTLFVASFFHSQKRYMEIIAFTSYPLFLICGYSWPISTMPLPIKWLSHTIPTTPFFNGFIKLSVMGGGWLSVRGYALHLVILSIVSFIAMMWRWRYLESRS
- a CDS encoding ABC transporter permease, with translation MREIDRIIHRKSTRNLLLFVPVCVFFLLSFIYVKGILHDIPVAVYDKDNTELSRTIVRFIEASPETKIVRYLNSTDNIKQIFLENHNIEAIYEIPKGLSNDILSGKSTKIGVYTNSSNIIFGNTIYKEAEDVVNTINAGILIEAFVKKGMTKEQAMNLALPIRVDVKPLFNPNYNYLYYLVPGLMTVLLQMIIFFVSTRAINSEFNENTFTQLVSVAKGKITNILFGKAFAYLIMGLLILLFILGIVYPLFGIPISGSLIFILGFSSIFLCAVIFLGLMLSAIVKDEILALDIAFFYNSPAFVFSGFTFPIFAMPWFDKFYAQLIPYTHFLYGFFKLFQMNTPARYAQPEILVLLLFMLVGCMGSIIALRIRIKKFPKRMGS